A DNA window from Ralstonia solanacearum K60 contains the following coding sequences:
- the vgrG gene encoding type VI secretion system Vgr family protein, with the protein MAEFDRTAHSQDLFFFQQSQRLLGLSFPDDDPPSATDHRGRAFPVRMVVERLEAQEALGQDFRFELTLLADHAGLVLADMLGKLLAVSLVKPDGTLRWFTGRVAEFSLVGSDPGIATYRAVLRPWLWFARHRVNDRVFRDQSLYQQIAEILQDYGAWAQWDWSVSGEDPPMTMAVQGAGLGESDHNYIYRRLEAQGKTCRDEHDATGHRLVIFDSNNRCPPVEERDPRIPFQAEGGPQEENAIQRWTPVQTAAAALFAASAFDFKHPQARHRTDSTQHKQGRVPELETHEYAGHYGFPKEDPTGAVLLNLRREEIEAHAQQYQAEGNNASVASGLWFELSGHFSNTERKEDSQYLIVEASHSASNNYLAELGPLAGQKAQPLAGRKGEYRNRFTAIKRAVPWRPGRGRNSIEWTVAGHQTAMVVGHNGLGALDVDEYGRILIRFHWDREGKFSARVRVASNWAGGETGMVSWPRVGSEVVVVALDGNPDHFLVISVVHNAHRMPPWQLPTQKALMGIRSRELTPDGGNDPGGRSNALVLDDTTGRIQAQLKSDHLDSSLSLGHITRIDGTTGRQNPRGQGFALDTEGHGVNRAAAGMQLTTEAQPGGRGHMMDAGAPVARLTVAHELHERLSEAARAAGVQQADDQGEVAKQLHQQNADLKGNGGDPAQGQFPEFQQPHLMLASPAGIQSSTAGSTHQQSNAHHAITSGGHASIATGRSFIASAKDAIRLFAYRLGLKLVAASGDIDMQALKNSINILANLEIKMEGKRIYINAEEEVVVNGGGSYTRWNGSGITNGTNGPFQVHAGDYLFAGPDSRPVVPHAVTSALKPGESVPVVDALGNKVPDSHAIVRPGENESRTAIEGGKIAPEASLNHHVLRRWRRPQG; encoded by the coding sequence ATGGCCGAATTCGATCGAACGGCACATTCGCAAGACCTCTTCTTTTTCCAGCAGAGCCAGCGCCTGCTAGGCCTGTCGTTCCCGGACGACGATCCCCCTTCGGCCACCGACCACCGGGGCCGCGCCTTTCCCGTGCGGATGGTTGTCGAGCGCCTGGAAGCCCAGGAGGCCCTGGGCCAAGACTTCCGATTCGAGTTGACGCTGTTGGCCGACCATGCGGGGCTCGTGCTGGCGGACATGCTGGGCAAACTGTTGGCGGTGTCGCTGGTCAAGCCGGATGGCACGCTGCGCTGGTTCACCGGACGCGTGGCGGAATTCTCGTTGGTGGGCAGTGACCCCGGCATAGCGACCTATCGGGCCGTGCTCCGGCCGTGGCTGTGGTTTGCGCGGCATCGGGTGAACGACCGCGTATTCCGGGACCAGAGCCTGTACCAGCAGATTGCCGAAATCCTGCAAGACTACGGGGCCTGGGCGCAGTGGGACTGGAGCGTGAGCGGTGAAGACCCGCCGATGACCATGGCTGTGCAGGGTGCCGGCCTGGGCGAGAGCGACCACAATTACATCTACAGGCGGCTGGAAGCGCAGGGCAAGACCTGCCGCGACGAACACGATGCAACCGGCCACCGGCTCGTCATCTTCGACAGCAATAACCGATGCCCGCCGGTGGAGGAGCGCGATCCCCGGATACCCTTCCAAGCCGAGGGCGGGCCGCAGGAAGAAAACGCCATCCAGCGCTGGACGCCGGTGCAGACAGCGGCGGCCGCCTTGTTCGCGGCGAGCGCGTTTGACTTCAAGCACCCGCAGGCGCGGCATCGCACGGACTCGACGCAGCACAAGCAAGGCCGCGTGCCCGAGCTGGAGACGCACGAATACGCGGGGCACTACGGCTTCCCGAAAGAGGACCCCACGGGCGCTGTGCTGCTGAACTTGCGCCGCGAGGAAATCGAAGCACACGCGCAGCAGTACCAGGCCGAGGGCAACAACGCCAGTGTGGCGAGCGGCCTCTGGTTCGAGTTGTCCGGGCACTTCAGCAACACGGAGCGCAAGGAGGACAGCCAATATCTGATCGTGGAGGCCAGCCACAGCGCAAGCAACAACTACCTTGCGGAACTTGGTCCGCTGGCGGGGCAGAAAGCGCAGCCGCTTGCCGGCCGCAAGGGCGAATACCGCAACCGCTTTACCGCGATCAAGCGCGCGGTGCCGTGGCGCCCCGGCCGGGGACGGAACAGCATCGAATGGACGGTGGCCGGACACCAGACGGCGATGGTGGTCGGCCACAACGGCCTGGGGGCGCTGGATGTGGACGAATACGGTCGCATCCTGATCCGGTTCCACTGGGACCGGGAAGGAAAATTCAGTGCGCGCGTGCGGGTGGCGAGCAATTGGGCGGGCGGCGAAACCGGCATGGTGTCGTGGCCGCGCGTGGGCAGCGAGGTGGTGGTGGTCGCGCTGGATGGCAACCCCGATCATTTCCTCGTAATCAGCGTCGTCCATAACGCCCACCGCATGCCGCCGTGGCAGTTGCCGACGCAGAAGGCGCTGATGGGCATCCGCAGCCGGGAGCTGACGCCGGATGGCGGCAACGATCCCGGAGGCCGCAGCAACGCCTTGGTGTTGGACGACACCACGGGCAGGATTCAGGCGCAACTCAAGAGCGATCACCTGGATAGCTCATTGAGCTTGGGGCACATCACGCGGATCGACGGCACGACCGGCCGACAGAACCCGCGCGGTCAGGGCTTCGCACTGGATACCGAGGGCCACGGCGTGAACCGTGCCGCTGCCGGGATGCAGCTCACCACCGAAGCCCAGCCCGGTGGGCGGGGGCACATGATGGACGCGGGTGCGCCGGTCGCGCGGCTGACGGTGGCCCACGAACTGCACGAACGGTTGTCGGAGGCGGCGCGCGCGGCGGGGGTGCAGCAAGCGGACGACCAGGGCGAGGTCGCCAAGCAATTGCACCAGCAGAATGCCGACCTGAAAGGCAACGGCGGCGATCCGGCGCAGGGGCAATTCCCCGAGTTCCAGCAACCGCACCTGATGCTGGCCAGCCCGGCCGGCATCCAGAGCAGTACGGCGGGCAGCACGCACCAGCAGAGCAACGCGCATCACGCGATCACCAGCGGCGGGCACGCCAGCATTGCCACGGGGCGCAGCTTCATCGCCAGCGCCAAGGATGCGATCCGGCTGTTTGCCTACCGGCTCGGCCTGAAGCTGGTGGCCGCCAGCGGGGACATCGACATGCAGGCGCTTAAAAACAGTATCAACATCCTGGCGAATCTGGAGATCAAGATGGAGGGCAAGCGGATTTACATCAACGCCGAAGAGGAAGTCGTGGTCAATGGGGGCGGCAGCTATACGCGCTGGAACGGGTCGGGCATTACGAACGGCACCAATGGCCCATTCCAGGTGCACGCGGGGGACTATTTGTTCGCGGGGCCGGACAGCCGGCCGGTGGTGCCGCACGCGGTCACGTCAGCGCTAAAGCCGGGCGAATCCGTACCCGTAGTGGACGCACTGGGCAACAAGGTGCCTGATAGCCATGCCATCGTGCGGCCCGGTGAGAACGAGTCGCGCACGGCCATCGAAGGCGGCAAGATCGCCCCCGAGGCATCGCTCAATCATCATGTGCTGCGGCGCTGGCGGCGTCCGCAAGGCTGA
- a CDS encoding T6SS immunity protein Tli3 family protein yields MTRASVYSEHFKEVALEREHHLFSWYRGAIMRGVLLTAATATLLPLTGCGLSPADRAAASVGFGDTISEKTLNNMARPPKQVVYRFDDHRYIESDPGPGYNLPCQAELFYVDERLGIRTQFGGNGKRNPTGLFKVVNSPYVIARDDDALYVSFDQGRSFEFTVIASSADVVVVGNNIYVGSGSDGSPVGAFTGRSIRRLVIKPAEKKIELQYTAQEPLAPDDVERLARARFPVPAPDPRYAELKKAAREHVVNSRYQDPDQYFTCRRNLQWRPSINRERQLQKQPQQSLSTINASPNP; encoded by the coding sequence ATGACCCGCGCATCGGTCTATTCAGAACACTTCAAGGAGGTAGCGTTGGAACGCGAGCATCATCTTTTTTCGTGGTATCGCGGTGCCATCATGCGCGGCGTGCTGCTGACCGCCGCGACGGCCACACTGCTGCCTTTGACCGGCTGCGGCCTCTCGCCCGCCGACCGGGCTGCCGCATCGGTCGGCTTTGGTGACACGATCAGCGAGAAGACGCTGAACAACATGGCTCGACCACCGAAGCAGGTCGTGTATCGCTTCGACGATCACCGCTACATCGAGAGCGATCCAGGGCCGGGGTACAACCTGCCGTGTCAGGCTGAGTTGTTCTATGTGGATGAGCGGTTGGGCATTCGGACGCAGTTCGGCGGGAACGGCAAACGCAATCCGACAGGGCTGTTCAAGGTAGTCAATTCGCCTTACGTGATTGCTCGGGATGACGATGCTCTCTATGTTTCCTTCGATCAGGGCCGCAGCTTTGAATTTACTGTGATTGCCAGTAGTGCCGATGTTGTTGTTGTGGGAAACAACATCTATGTCGGGAGTGGAAGTGATGGCAGTCCAGTTGGGGCATTCACTGGTCGTTCAATCAGACGTCTCGTCATCAAGCCAGCCGAGAAAAAGATCGAGCTCCAGTACACCGCGCAAGAACCCCTTGCTCCGGATGACGTGGAGCGGCTGGCGAGAGCAAGATTTCCCGTGCCGGCGCCTGATCCGCGATATGCCGAACTAAAAAAAGCCGCCCGCGAGCACGTGGTCAATAGCCGGTATCAAGACCCGGATCAGTATTTCACGTGCAGAAGGAATCTCCAGTGGCGTCCCTCCATCAACCGTGAACGCCAATTGCAGAAGCAACCACAGCAAAGCTTATCGACCATCAACGCGAGCCCGAATCCATGA